The Desulfobaculum bizertense DSM 18034 genomic interval GCCCTTGGGCTGACTGGCTACAGCCGTGGTGACTTTATTCTCACCCCTGACGGCAAAGCCTACCTGCTGGAAGTCAACACACTTCCGGGCATGACCCCCAACAGCCTTGTTCCACAGTCCGCAGCCGAAGCAGGCATGAGCTTTGATGACCTCATTGCCCGACTGATTGAGCTGGGAATGGAACACGCTGCACAGAAGTAATGACCATGAAAATATCGACCAGAGCAGTCATGGGAATGTATTCCCTCCTCTGGCCTGCGGCACTGCCAGCTCTCGCCCTGTCTTCCCGACTTCGCGAGGGCTGGCGTGAACGCACGCTGTCCAAAGTCCATTCCGGGCCTGTTGATATATGGATACAGGCCGCCTCCGCGGGTGAAGCATTTCTTGCCCGCGAGATTCTGCTTTCCCTACCAAGCGATACACCTCTCAGAGTTCTGGTCACTTCTGGCACGACACAGGGCATGGACATTCTGAGCCGCACCTGCGAGGAGCTAAAACCTCAGAAGCTTCTTGATGTTGAGCACGCCTATTTCCCCTTTGACGCACCTTTTCTCATGAAGAAAGCCTTGCGCCACTATGCCCCCCGTCTTGTGGTCACCCTCGAAACAGAGTTGTGGCCGGGATTCCTTGCCGAGGCCAAAAAGCAGAACATTCCAGTTCTGCTCATTAATGGACGCATGAGTGCAGGAAGCTTTGCGGGCTATGTGGGCATTCAGGACTTTTTACGGGACATTGGCCCCAAAAAAATTCTTGCTCTCAATGGCAAATCAACCCAGCGCTATGCTGTCCTTTTTGGGCACGAACGGGTTGAAACCATGCAAAATATCAAATTTGACCGTTGCCCAACAGAAGCCCCCGTTCTTCCTGAAGATCATCCTCTTTCCAGGCTTCTCGGCGTTGGGGACGAGGTTCTTGTTCTTGGTTCAGTACGCAAAGAAGAAGAGCCTGATATACTTGAAACTCTCCAGATTCTGCACCGTGAACGCCCCAAAACAACCATTGCGCTTTTTCCCCGACACATGACAAGGCTCGACTTCTGGTCAAAAGTCCTATATGAAACCGGGTTGCCCGTTGTACTACGCTCGCAGCTTACAACAGCACCTGCTCCGGGAACCATTATCCTGTGGGATGCATTCGGAGAACTCGGTGCTGCATACAGCCTTGCATCAGCGGCATTTGTGGGAGGAAGCCTCAAGCCTCTTGGTGGACAGAATTTTCTTGAGCCACTGATACATGGTCTTGTCCCTGTCATTGGACCGCACTGGAAAAACTTCGACTGGGTTGGGCGCGAAATCGTCGAATCTGGACTCGTCTGCGAGGTGACGGATGCTCGTCAGCTTGCCCGGCAGGTCATCGTTAGTCTGGAAAATCCTCAACCAAAGAATGCTGTCCAGAAGCGTGCCGCAGAATATATCTCTGCACGCACCGGCGGAACAGCACAAGCTGTCGCCTGCATACTCAGGCATCTTTAGTCATGTCCAAACGCCCAGTCTGCTACGGTATTATTCCAGCGCGCTACGCTTCTTCCCGCTTTGAGGGAAAGCCTCTGGCCGATATTCTCGGTTTCCCCATGTTCTGGCACGTATACCAGCGTGCCAAAAAATGTCCGTTGTTTACGGACGTTGTGCTCGCGACAGATGACCAGCGCATCTTTGATGCAGCACAGCACCTTGACGTCCCTGTGGTCATGACCGCAGCTGATCATCCCAGTGGCAGTGACCGGGTTTTGGAAGCCGCACAGCTTTTGAATATCCCAGACGACGCCGTTGTGGTAAATATTCAGGGAGACGAGCCACTGCTTGAGCCAGACATGCTCAGCGAGTTACTCTCTCCATTCGACAAGGAACACGTTGAGGTCTCAACTCTGGCGACGCCTATTACTGGCGAAGAAGCCAAACGGCCAGACCAGGTGAAAGTTGTTGTTAGTGCCAGCGGAAGGGCACTGTATTTCTCCCGCGCTCCCATCCCCTTTGTCCGGGACGATGGGGACGCGGGATTTCTTGGACATGTCGGGCTGTACGCCTACCGCATGCGAACCTTAAAGCGCTTTGTCGCCCTTGGGCAAAGTGAGCTTGAGCGAAAGGAAAAACTGGAACAGCTTCGGCTGCTCGAAAACGACATACCTCTGTATGTTGTTCAAACACTGTATCGCACGCACGGCGTAGATCGTCCCGAAGACATCTCTCACGTCATCAACGCGCTATCGGAGAACAGCTAATGAAAGCCATTTTAGCTCTGGAAGACGGCACCTGCTTTGAGGGCCGTTCTTTTACCGGCAAAGGAAACGCCGGTGGTGAAGCCATTTTCAATACCGGCATGACCGGATATCAGGAAGTGCTCACTGATCCGTCCTATGCGGGCCAGCTGGTATGTATGACCTACCCCCTTGTAGGAAATTACGGCGTGAACCTTGAGGACGTCGAGTCGTCCCGAGTCCAGGTCGGCGCATTCATCGTTAAGGAATGCTGCAAGACTCCAAGCAACTGGAGATCTGTGCAAAGCCTGCCGGACTACCTGAAAGAGCATAATGTTATGGGCATTGAGGGCATCGACACCCGCGCCCTGACCCGACACCTGCGCCTTCACGGTGCGCAGCGTGCCATCATCAGTACTGACGACGTGACGCCGGAAGAGCTTGTTGCACGCGCAAAAGCTTTGCCCTCCATGGAAGGTCAGAACCTCACCACACAGGTTTGCCCCAGCGAACCCTACATCTGGAGCGAAGAAGGTCGCCCGGCACCTGTGAGCCTGAACAGCGATGGAAGCTACGACTGGCAAGGCAAAGGACCTCGTGTTCTGGTGTATGACTTTGGTATCAAATGGAACATCCTGCGCCTGTTGGCCGCAGAAGGTCTGGACCTGCTGGTTGTTCCGCCGAGCTTTACTCCAGAACAGGTCGACAAAATTGCACCACACGCCGTGTTCCTGTCCAACGGTCCCGGCGATCCGGCAACCCTGACCGAAGTTGTCAAAAACGTGGCTGTTCTTGCCGACACGTACCCGCTTGCAGGTATCTGTCTTGGTCACCAGATTCTTGGTCAGGCTCTTGGCGGAAAGACCTACAAGCTCGCCTTTGGTCACCACGGCCTGAACCACCCGGTCAAGGACCTCACCACCGGACGCATTGAAATTTCTTCCCAGAACCACGGCTTCTGTGTTGATATTGAAGGCATCGAAAATCTTGAAATCACCCACGTGAACCTGAACGACCAGACTCTGGAAGGTTTCCGCCACACCAAGAAACCTATTCTGGCCATTCAGCATCACCCAGAAGCTGGACCGGGACCGCATGACAGCCAGTATTTCTTCCGTCGCTTCCGGGATATGATTCAGGAAGCAACAGGCGTTTAGTCTCGGTTTTTCCCGGTTTTTTTCTGTACATACCAGCCCTTGGAGCTTAGAAAGAGACGCATGTCCACAAAACTGATTAAAGCGCGCACCAAGATATCCGGCATTTCCCGGTATCTGAAGCAGAAAAAACTTCTTCCTGCCATTGTGAGTCTCCATGATGCCCTGCGCATCATTCTTGAGACGCCGCTTATGGCTCATGAAAAGAAGGAATTTCGTCTTGCGCTAGAACATGCACTCTATGCTCTCAACAGCAATCCAGATTATAAACGCACCTGTGGAATAGTTCTGGAATACAAGGCAGGGCAAGAAAAAGCCTTGCTCAGAGTCCTGGCGGGCATACTTGAAGACCTGCAGGACAGCTCTGTTGAAGAAGCCAAAGAGATGCTGGCCGCTTTGGAAAAACGCAAAGGCCTTGGCCTGACGCGTGGCGAGGAGCTTTTAAAGCTCGGCAAAACCAAAGAGGCCCGGCACATCTTTGACCAGCTTATTCTTCAGTTTGCTGACGACACAGATCTCAAGACACAGATCGCAGAGATGCTGCTGAAAGCTGGAAAACTGGAAGATGCTTTGCATTACCTCACTCAGGCCCTCAAGGAATTCCCTGAGTCTGCCCATCTATACAACAGAGTGGGCATGGTTCTGCGCAAGCTGACCCGGTTTGAAATGTCAGAAAAATATTACGCCAAGGCGCTGAAACTGGCCAAGGAAGATCCTGGGCTGTATTTCAACATTGGGCGCCTCTACATTGACTGGAAAAAATGGGACAAGGTGGCGCGCGTCGCCTCCGTTGCTCTCAAGATTTCGCCAGACTTTGAAGAAGCGCAAAAGATGTATGCCTTTGCGCAGAAAAAAATCAAAAAGGCCGCGGCTCGAAACGATTAGTGTTTCGGGCCACGGCCCTTCTTTTTGCCATATTCTGGCACGTTCAAAATTTTCTACGCGTCTTTTCGGCTCAAATGCCAGCGCCATGCAGTCTGCACAATGGTGTCGATATCCGTATATTTTGGTTCCCAGCCAAGAACGCTCTGCGCCTTGGTCGATGTCGCAACCAGACGTGCAGGGTCCCCTGCCCGACGAACGGCATTTTCATACGGCACGGCCACACCACCAGCACGGTGCACAGCCTCAATGATTTCCAGCACACTATTCCCTGTTCCGGTGCCCAAGTTCAAGGCAGTACTCTTACCGCCATCCAGCAAGTAACGCACTGACGCAACATGTGCCTGCGCCAAATCACTGACATGCACATAATCACGAACACAGGTTCCATCAGGAGTATCATAATCCTGACCAAAAACTTTCAGATGCCCACGGGTCTTGAGTGCTGAGCCAATTGCCAGCGGCACAAGATGAGTTTCTGGATTATGCGCCTCGCCAATGCCCCCATCCGGGTCTGCTCCCGCAGCATTAAAATACCGCAAGGCCACATGATGCGTGCCGTAGGCAGGATCAAAATCCGCCATAATCTGCTCCATCATGAGCTTTGTGCGGCCGTACGGGTTAATCGGGTTCAGGGGATGATCTTCCCGAATAGGTGTCTGCTCCGGGGTTCCATACACAGCAGCAGAACTGGAAAACACAATGTTTGGGCAATTGCCACGCTGCATGGCTCGCAGCAGGCAGAGTGTTCCCCAGACATTGTTGTCATAAAACGTAGCCGGATCAGCCACAGACTCACCGACTTCAATAAACGCCGCAAAATGAATAACCGCAGCCGGACGATATTTCTCAAAAGTCGCAGTCATGGCGTCGACATCTCGAATATCCGCCTTGACCAAGGGACCCCACTGCACAGCCCACTCATGACCACGGACCATGCTGTCCACCGTGACCGGCTCAAAGCCCACCGCGGAGAGCGCCTTGCAGGTATGGCTTCCGATGTATCCCGCACCACCTGTCACAAGAATCCTGGTTCGTTCCATAACATCCTCTCGCTAAGGCGTGTCGCGTTCTGCGGCTACGCGTTTTTTGCAGCAATCAACTTTTCTGCCCAGTCAAACGCTGCGTGAAAACTTCCCAGATCGGCGCAGTCTTTTCCTGTAATGTCATAGCCTGTGCCGTGATCTACAGATGTGCGCACCACAGGCAGTCCAAGCGTAACATTCACCGCTTCGGAAAAATGCAAAAGCTTCAGCGGTCCAAGTCCCTGATCGTGATACATGGCAAGCACGGCAGAATATTTGCCCTGCGCTGCAAAATAAAAAAGAGTATCCGCCGGAAGCGGACCAACAACAGAAATCCCTTTGCGTTTCGCCTCTTCCACGGCAGGAGCAATAATCTCTTCTTCCTCGTGCCCAATCTTTCCGGATTCACCAGCATGAGGATTGAGACCGCACACCGCAATGGGAGCGCCTGCACAGCCCAGAGCCTTGACCAGCTCATCTGTCAGCTCAAGGCAGCGCAAGACTCGCTCATGCGTAACTCCAGCAGGAACATCAGCAAGCTTGGGGTGCGTTGTCACAAGGCTCACCTTGAGGCGTGGCCCACCAAGATGCATGCAGATATTGTCTCGTCCGGGGCCGAGGCGCTCTGCAAAAAATTCTGTATGCCCCGGGAAATCAAATCCCGCATCCTGAAGCATAGCCTTATTCAAAGGACAGGTCACAACACCCTGCGCCTGACCACTCTTCAGCAGCTCGCAAACGAGTTCCAGAGTCAGCCCCGCGGCGCGACCACCTTCAACATGAGGTTCACCGGGGTGCATTTCAAACTGCTCCAGTCCCTTGGGGACCAGCAGTCCTATTTTCCCCTCTGTCTCATCAGCAACATGTTCAATTTTCTTCCAGAACTGAGGAAGCCCCAGACGCTTGGCATGATATGCAAGCGACGGTTCTGGACCGACCAAGACGGGACGAGATGTACAGGCCCGCTCACCATTGCCCAAACTGCGACAAACGAGTTCGGGACCAAGACCATTTGGATCACCAAGAGTGACGAGAAGAGTTTGTTCTGACATAACAATCGCTTTGTAATAAAAGGAAGGCCCACAGTCCAGAATTGCTTCCGAATGTGGGCCACCGCGTGTTGAGGGGAAATTAGAAAACTATGTCGTAACAACGGAGTTTTCGCAGTTACCAAACATGCTCCACACGTAGGTGTCTGCGCTCCAGTCGTTTTCCCAACGGCACGTATCCACAAGATACCGGTACTGGTATGAGCGCCCCTGCGCGAGATCGATGGTGGCATGATATTCACCGCTTTTCAGCTTGCGCATTGGGGTTGCTTCCGGGTTCCAGTCGTTAAAATCGCCGACCAAACTCACGCACTGCGCTCCTTCTGCTGCCCCCCTGGGCAACGAAAAAGTCACCTTGCACACTGGCTTTGACCGGAGATAGCGCTTTTTCAGGGACATACGCCAACCTCCATTACAGTTTGTTTCAGTATATCCTTTTTCTGTTTTTTTCCTCAAGACCTCTTTGTCTTTTCTGTTTGGACATCCTGTGTCAGCTCTTTTTGTGCGGCTGCATACACTGAAAAATATTCTCGCGCTGACTGGACCCAAGAAAAGCGTTTCCGCATGGCGCGCGCCCGAATCCTGTTCCACAGCACCGGGCGTTCCCAGACACTCAACGCTTCCATCACGGCCCGCAAAAAGGAACTGGGATCACCAGCGCGGAACAAAAACCCTGTGCTTTCCGCATCCGGATGCGCCCGAACAGTGTCCCGCAAGCCTCCCACAGAACTTGCCACGGGGACCGTTCCAAAACGAAGTGAATACATCTGAGTCAGACCACACGGCTCATACCGTGAAGGCATCAAAAACACATCCGTTCCAGCCTGAATCACGTGGGCCAGCTCTTCGGTATATCCAATACAGGCCGCAAATTTTCCCCGGTGCTCTTCCATCAGATTCTGGAGCTTCGCCTCAAGAGCAGGGTCACCCTCCCCCAAGACGACGACGCCAACACCAATCTTCATCAGCGCAGGCAAAATATCCACGAGGAGATCAACGCCCTTCTGCCCCCGAAGCCGACCAATAAAGCCAAGGAGCGGGTATTTTGCAACGGCCGGGTCCAGCCCCAGCTTGTGAATAAGCCACTCCTTGCAGATACGCTTGCCCCGCATGTGTCCAACGGAAAAAGCATGAGGCAAAAAGCGATCATGCGTCGGGTCCCAGACGGTGTAGTCCGCACCATTTAAAATACCGGTGAGTGCATCCGCACGGTTTCGCAAAATACCGTCCAGGCCGCAGCCAAACTCTGGAGTTTGAATTTCTTTGGCATAGGACGGGCTGACCGTCGTGATCTGGTCAGCATAGGCAATGCCAGCCTTGAGCACGTTAAAATCACCAAAAAACTCGGCACCATCCAAATTCCATGCAGAATCTGGAAGGCCCGAGTTCCAAAACAGGCGGGAAGAAAAACGTCCCTGAAAGGCAAGGTTGTGCAACGTCACAACCGTTCTGGTTGTGGCCCAAAACGGATCTGTCTGACGCCAAAAATGCACGTAGGCAGAAACAAGTGCGGCCTGCCAGTCATGCGCATGAATAATATCTGGAGCACGATCCAAATGTCGGCACCACTCAAGTGCGGCCCGACAAAAGAAAATAAAGCGCTCACAATTATCAAAATAATCACCATAGGAAGAATTGTAATAGCCAAGACGGTCAAAGTATTCACTTCGATGAATGAAGTAGACAGTGACGCCCTGCTCCACGCCCTGGTACACCTGAGCCGTGATTGGTGCCCACGGATACCCCACAGGTATCCCAGAATGCACAAGGCGAAGCCGCTTCATCTCGGACATGTGCCCATAATGCGGGGTAATCACAGCAACCTGAGCACCCTGTCGCCGCTGCTCTGCGGGCAGAGCGCCCAAGACATCGGCAAGACCCCCGGTTTTTGAAAATGGGTACATTTCTGACGCGATATGAACCACAAAAGGCATTGCGGTCATAGGAAATGCCTCTCCTAGGAAAGAAGGTCCTTTCTGAAAATCTACACTACTCCACCCCGAGCATCGAGCCAGCGCCAGAAATCCTGAAGAATTGTGGCGTGATCAAAGGCTATGCTTTCAGGAAGCTTGCCACGCTGGAAAAACCGGGCTTCTCCAGCATCGTCCCCGGCACACAGAGCATCAGGATCTTCTGTACTCCCAATAAAAACAACACTCATAGTGTGCATTCGAGGGTCACGCTTTGGATCAGAATACACACCAAGCATCCCCTGTATCGTCACGTCAAGGTCTGTTTCTTCCTTCATTTCACGAACAACAGCCTGCTCGACTGTCTCTCCACAATCCACAAAGCCACCGGGAAGTGCCCAGCCATACGGTGGATTCTTTCTCTTGATGAGCACAACACCCTTACCCTGCTGATAAATAAGCATATCAACAGTCGGGACGGGGTTGCAGTATGTTTCAAACGTCTTGCCACAGTGCGGGCACGTCACATCTTTATACATTATTCAACCTGTATTGTATCTTTTGTATTGCACGTTTGTATCGTGTTTATAACAAGACGCCAGTCTCTTGGCGTTCTCTTTTGTCATAAGACAAGTCGGCACCTAAAACAAGGCACTCTCTTTATTACATAAAAAGAACATCAAAGGAAATGAAGAATGGACTTTGGGGAGGGGCGCGCGAAAGACACGCTCAGAAAAGAGAAACCGGCTTACCGGGGCGCAACCCGATAAGCCGGCTTCTGCAAAACAAAGAAGGATGCTTTTTATGTAGCAAAGGGCGGGCCAAAACTCTGAGCAGTGTGTGATTTATTTTATTATTCATGTATTCCAGATAGTTATACAGCATTCTTTTTCTCCATCCCACACTCAAATCCTCACGCCGAGGTAAAAAATTTTAAACCTTCCCTTCTCAAGGCCCCCTGCCCGCGGTCCAGTGTTTAAAATTTTTAACCCCAAAAAGAATAAAAACCCGCGCGCCTTCCTTCTCCATCCCCAAAAACTGCGAAGCAAGGCCCGCAAAGCATTCGCTCGCTCTCTGTAATGCTAAGACCTCACAATTTCAGGATGATTTTCGCAAAAAAAAGGCACGCAGAGGAGACATATCTCTGCGTGCGTTCTGTTCTTGGCTGCGTTGTTCAAAAAATTATACTGTCTGAATGACAAATCCCTCGGCCTCAAGCGCAGCTTTGGAGATTGCCCCCTCGCGGTGCAAAACAAGCACGCCAGGCTCGGCAAACGCAATCACCGTCGAAGGCTCCCCTCCGCCGGGCCACGGCTCGGAGCGAAAAACATAGGAAACGCTCTGACACAGAGCCTTGGACAGGGCGTCTGGTCGTGCAACCGATGGCTCACCGCTCAGGTTTGCGCTTGTGGCGACCAGCGGACGTCCAAGCTCACGCGACAGCCGGGCCGCAACAGGATGCGGGGTCACACGAACGGATGTCGTTCCCTCGGCGTCCTGAACCTCACGGGGCAGCCCCTCGCGTGCAGGGACAATAACAGAAAGCGGACCGGGCCAAAAACGGCGGGCCAGTTTCTCCAAATCCTCTGAATGCCAGTCAGTCACCTGCGAAAGCTGGGACGCATCACCAATAAGCACAGGCAAGGGCTTGGCGTGACTGCGTTTCTTAAAGGCATAAACCCGTGCAGCGGCTTCGGCACAGAACGCATCGCAGCCAATGGCATACAAGGTTTCCGTGGGATAAATTATCACATCCCCACGGCGCAAAGCCTCACAGGCTTTTTCAAATTCATGATCTACTTGGTGCACCAGTCTTCCACCATTGCGTCAACAGTCTTCGCATCAAAAGACGGTGTGTTGTACATCCCCGCAGCCTGTCGCTGACGAAATGCCTCATACAGGGTCAGGGCAGCAGCAACTGAAACATTCAGGCTCTGGACCATGCCCTGCATGGGGATATAAATCTGGTCAGGAGCAAGCTCCTCCAGCTCGGTATCCACACCACGATGCTCGTTGCCCAAAATAATTGTTGTGGGCTTGGTCAGGTCATAATCAAAAAGCGGGCGGGCACGCTCAGAAAACCCTGTCGACAAAATCTGATGTCCTGCATCACGAAGCCCCTGAATCATAACTTTGGGGTCCGAGTGCCGTTCCATATCAATCCACTTCTTGGCAGATGCAGAAGACTTTTTCCCAAGATTAGGAAATGTGTTATCAGTGTAGTATAAATGCACTTTCTGAACACCAAACGCATCACAACTCCGAAGGATTGCTGACACGTTATGTGGATCCCAGATATTTGCCATTACAAGCGAAAGATCACTTTGCCTGCGTTCAATAACAGAACGCATCCGAGCCTTACGCTCTGGCGTACGACAGTGAGCTATCTTTTTCATGAGTTCCCTCATCGTAAGAATTCTGAACAGGATGGCCGCTTTTCGTGTGAGGGGGTCAATACACGTTTTTGCCCCAAAGGGAAAGGTACACAAAAGAGGCCAATTTCACACCCGCCAAACGCGAATTTTCTTCGATTTTCACTCAAAAAACCAAAGTATCGCCCGCGCGATAGTTTATTTTTTCACAACTTCAAAAACCCTCTAAAATGCTACGAATATTCTAGGTCGAAGAAAAAAACCAGCATTCTACAATTGCTTTTTTTCTCATTAACTGCCAAAAGAATTTCACCGCCAATTGTTCTCTTTTTCTCAAGGACGTGCAGATGCCAGTTTTTTCCGGCAGCTGTGCGCAAAACAGGTCCGAGAACAAACGCTCCGCATTCCGCCAAGTGCACGAGCTGTTCTCATGGTGCTGGTCCGCCCCAGCGCCACTCTCTTGGTTTTTGCCAGCGTGCAGGCCCTGTTTTCAATATTTGCACAAGCACGCAACCGGGGTTTCTCCGTAAAGAATTCCCCCTTGAGAATATATGACCAGTTGGACCGGCAAACGACGACTGTTTGCTTGGCCACCCCTCTAATGATTGCTGTTTTTCTAAAAACGGAGGAAATCGATGGTTAACAAAGCAAAGGCCGCCGTTAAAGAGAAGAAATTTGATACGCTTCGTTTTGTTGCGATGCTTACGGGCGTCCTTCTCTTTGCAATAGTCTACTGGTCACCCATGTGGCCAGATGCTGTTGACCCGGCAGGTAAACACTTCATCCTCTCCAGAGAAGGAAAAGGCGCTCTCGCCGTCTTTCTGCTGGCTGGCACATGGTGGGTTTTCGAAGTCGTCCCAATTGGTGTGACTTCACTCATGATTGGTATCCTCCAGGCTCTTTTCCTGATTCGTCCGGCAAAAGTCGCCTTCAAGGACTTCATGGACCCCTCTGTCATGTTCATCTTTGCGTCTTTGGTTATTGGTACGGTTTTCACCAAAACCGGCCTGACCAAACGACTCGCCTACAAAATGCTGGAAATCGTTGGTGAACGAACATCAATGATTCTTCTCGGCACGTTTGTGGTCTGTACCGTCCTCACCCACATAATGGCACATACAGCTGTGGCGGCAACACTCTATCCGTTGCTCATCGCCATTTACAGCCTGTATACTGACGAAACCAAGCCGACCAAATT includes:
- a CDS encoding 3-deoxy-D-manno-octulosonic acid transferase, which gives rise to MKISTRAVMGMYSLLWPAALPALALSSRLREGWRERTLSKVHSGPVDIWIQAASAGEAFLAREILLSLPSDTPLRVLVTSGTTQGMDILSRTCEELKPQKLLDVEHAYFPFDAPFLMKKALRHYAPRLVVTLETELWPGFLAEAKKQNIPVLLINGRMSAGSFAGYVGIQDFLRDIGPKKILALNGKSTQRYAVLFGHERVETMQNIKFDRCPTEAPVLPEDHPLSRLLGVGDEVLVLGSVRKEEEPDILETLQILHRERPKTTIALFPRHMTRLDFWSKVLYETGLPVVLRSQLTTAPAPGTIILWDAFGELGAAYSLASAAFVGGSLKPLGGQNFLEPLIHGLVPVIGPHWKNFDWVGREIVESGLVCEVTDARQLARQVIVSLENPQPKNAVQKRAAEYISARTGGTAQAVACILRHL
- the pdxA gene encoding 4-hydroxythreonine-4-phosphate dehydrogenase PdxA translates to MSEQTLLVTLGDPNGLGPELVCRSLGNGERACTSRPVLVGPEPSLAYHAKRLGLPQFWKKIEHVADETEGKIGLLVPKGLEQFEMHPGEPHVEGGRAAGLTLELVCELLKSGQAQGVVTCPLNKAMLQDAGFDFPGHTEFFAERLGPGRDNICMHLGGPRLKVSLVTTHPKLADVPAGVTHERVLRCLELTDELVKALGCAGAPIAVCGLNPHAGESGKIGHEEEEIIAPAVEEAKRKGISVVGPLPADTLFYFAAQGKYSAVLAMYHDQGLGPLKLLHFSEAVNVTLGLPVVRTSVDHGTGYDITGKDCADLGSFHAAFDWAEKLIAAKNA
- a CDS encoding NUDIX domain-containing protein is translated as MYKDVTCPHCGKTFETYCNPVPTVDMLIYQQGKGVVLIKRKNPPYGWALPGGFVDCGETVEQAVVREMKEETDLDVTIQGMLGVYSDPKRDPRMHTMSVVFIGSTEDPDALCAGDDAGEARFFQRGKLPESIAFDHATILQDFWRWLDARGGVV
- the kdsB gene encoding 3-deoxy-manno-octulosonate cytidylyltransferase, producing the protein MSKRPVCYGIIPARYASSRFEGKPLADILGFPMFWHVYQRAKKCPLFTDVVLATDDQRIFDAAQHLDVPVVMTAADHPSGSDRVLEAAQLLNIPDDAVVVNIQGDEPLLEPDMLSELLSPFDKEHVEVSTLATPITGEEAKRPDQVKVVVSASGRALYFSRAPIPFVRDDGDAGFLGHVGLYAYRMRTLKRFVALGQSELERKEKLEQLRLLENDIPLYVVQTLYRTHGVDRPEDISHVINALSENS
- a CDS encoding TrmH family RNA methyltransferase, encoding MKKIAHCRTPERKARMRSVIERRQSDLSLVMANIWDPHNVSAILRSCDAFGVQKVHLYYTDNTFPNLGKKSSASAKKWIDMERHSDPKVMIQGLRDAGHQILSTGFSERARPLFDYDLTKPTTIILGNEHRGVDTELEELAPDQIYIPMQGMVQSLNVSVAAALTLYEAFRQRQAAGMYNTPSFDAKTVDAMVEDWCTK
- a CDS encoding L-threonylcarbamoyladenylate synthase — encoded protein: MHQVDHEFEKACEALRRGDVIIYPTETLYAIGCDAFCAEAAARVYAFKKRSHAKPLPVLIGDASQLSQVTDWHSEDLEKLARRFWPGPLSVIVPAREGLPREVQDAEGTTSVRVTPHPVAARLSRELGRPLVATSANLSGEPSVARPDALSKALCQSVSYVFRSEPWPGGGEPSTVIAFAEPGVLVLHREGAISKAALEAEGFVIQTV
- the galE gene encoding UDP-glucose 4-epimerase GalE; amino-acid sequence: MERTRILVTGGAGYIGSHTCKALSAVGFEPVTVDSMVRGHEWAVQWGPLVKADIRDVDAMTATFEKYRPAAVIHFAAFIEVGESVADPATFYDNNVWGTLCLLRAMQRGNCPNIVFSSSAAVYGTPEQTPIREDHPLNPINPYGRTKLMMEQIMADFDPAYGTHHVALRYFNAAGADPDGGIGEAHNPETHLVPLAIGSALKTRGHLKVFGQDYDTPDGTCVRDYVHVSDLAQAHVASVRYLLDGGKSTALNLGTGTGNSVLEIIEAVHRAGGVAVPYENAVRRAGDPARLVATSTKAQSVLGWEPKYTDIDTIVQTAWRWHLSRKDA
- the glgA gene encoding glycogen synthase GlgA; protein product: MPFVVHIASEMYPFSKTGGLADVLGALPAEQRRQGAQVAVITPHYGHMSEMKRLRLVHSGIPVGYPWAPITAQVYQGVEQGVTVYFIHRSEYFDRLGYYNSSYGDYFDNCERFIFFCRAALEWCRHLDRAPDIIHAHDWQAALVSAYVHFWRQTDPFWATTRTVVTLHNLAFQGRFSSRLFWNSGLPDSAWNLDGAEFFGDFNVLKAGIAYADQITTVSPSYAKEIQTPEFGCGLDGILRNRADALTGILNGADYTVWDPTHDRFLPHAFSVGHMRGKRICKEWLIHKLGLDPAVAKYPLLGFIGRLRGQKGVDLLVDILPALMKIGVGVVVLGEGDPALEAKLQNLMEEHRGKFAACIGYTEELAHVIQAGTDVFLMPSRYEPCGLTQMYSLRFGTVPVASSVGGLRDTVRAHPDAESTGFLFRAGDPSSFLRAVMEALSVWERPVLWNRIRARAMRKRFSWVQSAREYFSVYAAAQKELTQDVQTEKTKRS
- the carA gene encoding glutamine-hydrolyzing carbamoyl-phosphate synthase small subunit; this translates as MKAILALEDGTCFEGRSFTGKGNAGGEAIFNTGMTGYQEVLTDPSYAGQLVCMTYPLVGNYGVNLEDVESSRVQVGAFIVKECCKTPSNWRSVQSLPDYLKEHNVMGIEGIDTRALTRHLRLHGAQRAIISTDDVTPEELVARAKALPSMEGQNLTTQVCPSEPYIWSEEGRPAPVSLNSDGSYDWQGKGPRVLVYDFGIKWNILRLLAAEGLDLLVVPPSFTPEQVDKIAPHAVFLSNGPGDPATLTEVVKNVAVLADTYPLAGICLGHQILGQALGGKTYKLAFGHHGLNHPVKDLTTGRIEISSQNHGFCVDIEGIENLEITHVNLNDQTLEGFRHTKKPILAIQHHPEAGPGPHDSQYFFRRFRDMIQEATGV
- a CDS encoding tetratricopeptide repeat protein: MSTKLIKARTKISGISRYLKQKKLLPAIVSLHDALRIILETPLMAHEKKEFRLALEHALYALNSNPDYKRTCGIVLEYKAGQEKALLRVLAGILEDLQDSSVEEAKEMLAALEKRKGLGLTRGEELLKLGKTKEARHIFDQLILQFADDTDLKTQIAEMLLKAGKLEDALHYLTQALKEFPESAHLYNRVGMVLRKLTRFEMSEKYYAKALKLAKEDPGLYFNIGRLYIDWKKWDKVARVASVALKISPDFEEAQKMYAFAQKKIKKAAARND
- a CDS encoding isoamylase early set domain-containing protein, with the protein product MSLKKRYLRSKPVCKVTFSLPRGAAEGAQCVSLVGDFNDWNPEATPMRKLKSGEYHATIDLAQGRSYQYRYLVDTCRWENDWSADTYVWSMFGNCENSVVTT